A DNA window from Tamandua tetradactyla isolate mTamTet1 chromosome 22, mTamTet1.pri, whole genome shotgun sequence contains the following coding sequences:
- the LOC143666340 gene encoding translationally-controlled tumor protein-like, with the protein MMRCSPIFKRSRRWWTGCAWRWRGRWSVGQRVALMMHIVEKPLLKAEGEGTESTVILGVGIVMSHHLQETSFTKEAYKKYIKDDMKSIKGKLEEQRPERVKSFMTGAAEQIKHILANFKNYQFYIGENMNLDGMAALLEYREDGVTP; encoded by the coding sequence ATGATGCGATGTTCTCCCATATTTAAAAGATCCAGGAGATGGTGGACGGGGTGTGCCTGGAGGTGGAGAGGAAGATGGTCAGTAGGACAGAGGGTGGCACTGATGATGCACATTGTGGAAAAGCCTCTGCTGAAGGCCGAGGGTGAAGGTACTGAAAGCACAGTCATCCTTGGTGTTGGTATTGTCATGAGCCACCACTTGCAGGAAACCAGCTTCACAAAGGAAGCCTACAAGAAGTACATCAAAGATGACATGAAATCAATCAAAGGCaaacttgaagaacagagacCAGAAAGAGTAAAATCTTTTATGACAGGGGCTGCAGAACAAATCAAGCACATCCTTGCTAATTTCAAAAACTACCAGTTCTATATTGGTGAAAACATGAATCTGGATGGTATGGCTGCTCTCCTGGAATACCGTGAGGATGGTGTGACCCCATAG